The following DNA comes from Hordeum vulgare subsp. vulgare chromosome 3H, MorexV3_pseudomolecules_assembly, whole genome shotgun sequence.
CCGATGGGGTCGCTGGATTGGGCTGGATTGGACGCACCACTAGCACGCGTTTGTTGGAGATACACTGGTCCCCGCGCTTTAAAAGTGCTACAGTGACGCGTTAATTTTTTTATTAGACGCGATATTTTTGTGCTGGTGTTAGAGATGCTTTTACCGGCAAAAACCTGTCTCCATGGTCCGGCCCCGCCGCGTTTGTTCGCCGGCTTGGACCTCGAAGTCGTTCCACAAACAATTTATGCACCGAACACAAACAGATTTGATTTATCACTGAAACAGGCTTTCCTCTAGTTATATAGTATATAAAACAACAGCCCAATGAGTTGCCATTTGGTGTTAGCCAGATTTAGTGTTATCCTCAACACAAGCACTACCCCCCTTACGTAGGAGGCAGTCTCCAAGGTCTTGGCCTGCAGGCGGTCACAACGTTTTGACtttcgagttttgatgagttggaCACGCTATAAAAAGGCTTGAGGGCTAAGCTTGTCGTCACCACAGCACCACCAAGGCAGAGCCTAACAAGCAACTGGAGCATCCACTAATCCGGTTATCGTTCCTCCCTTCGCGCCGATCGCCAACGTCTGCAATGGCCAACCACGGAGCCGCCGCTCTCCTGATCGCGTCCCTTCTCGTCGCTGTCACCCTCGCCGATGCCAGGGTCGCCGTGCAGGTGCGCCGCGACCTCAACGAAGGTACGTGTCCATCGACTCAACCAAACCCATTGGTAGCTTACGTGTGTCCACGAACCGGTGTTAACTGCACCTTACTACTGCAACTATATCTTTGATCTGGAGTTCTGGACTCTGACTCCTGGAACGTACGTGCGTGCGTGCGATCGAGCTGCGGCAGGCCACGTGATGCCGACGGGTGATGCGAAGGCGGTGGCGGCGCTGACGTGCAGCAAGGTGCAGGGGCTGAAGTCGGGCGAGACCTGCTTCTCGGTCGCGCTGCTCGGAGGCCTGACCCTGGAGTCGTTCCTCGTCTTCAACCCCAACATCGACTGTGGCAAGACCTTCGTCGGCCAGTGGGTCTGCCTCCACGCCTCCACTGCTTGACCAGTTGCTGCACGCACCCGTGCACCGACCACCGCTTGCGCTATGAATCGAGGCCTCGAGAGGGTGCTCTCCCGCAGTCCTGCTTGTACTTCCCTTGCAAAGTGTGCTTGCTGCTTGCTGCCTTTGTTTGTTTGAGAGATGTTGCTTGGTGGTGCTATCTGGGGTGGACTTGCCCGTCGGTGTGTGTTTGTTGTACCAATCAGTAAATGTTCGTCCATGAGGTGTACTAGTGTGGCAAGTCAGTCTCAAAATTACCATCGTTTAACAAAAAACTCTCAATATATTTATGATTTGTGCTGGCAGTAGTACAAAGTATGGCAGAAGTGATAAAAATTACAACCAGGTCCGTACACCATTTAGCGACGAACAACTCACAACAAACAAGGAATTTGGTATAGTTGGGCAAGCAATTTACATAAGCCATTCTAGAAGGTTATTCGGAAATTACAGAAGCTTAGTTTGATCAAACTGTTGAGTATTGGAAATGAGTTATAGCGCTTACTCCGGAAAATTATTTTGAAGCACATAACTTGTTCAAGATCACACAACGCTTTGAATTTGACTAAAACCATGCTCCTTCTTTTTCATGAAATAGGTGGTTTGGTTGTTGATCCACTAATCAAATAAATTAGTCCGTGAGATCGATTCAAGAATTTCATCACATCCATTTCTTATACCTTATTTTATATGATATTTATAAGGATAAATGATAGGTATAGGGTCCGGAAAAGAAGTAATCAAGTGAATAAAAAGGGGAGCGGCAATCTAAATATTTCTAATAGGAGTATA
Coding sequences within:
- the LOC123440340 gene encoding uncharacterized protein LOC123440340 produces the protein MANHGAAALLIASLLVAVTLADARVAVQVRRDLNEGHVMPTGDAKAVAALTCSKVQGLKSGETCFSVALLGGLTLESFLVFNPNIDCGKTFVGQWVCLHASTA